A portion of the Apis mellifera strain DH4 linkage group LG6, Amel_HAv3.1, whole genome shotgun sequence genome contains these proteins:
- the LOC102653687 gene encoding uncharacterized protein LOC102653687, with translation MKIHSNSFAKTFLRSSPQYYHAEKRTTVSWTIWLRFEKAEMLYDTFISIAANSRYAIPVNLVALKHAEWNKGRRVQKGTFLNRHSTNFPTTRGTFQSSPRPSAISEGQTMESIVESSSINKLTNII, from the exons ATGAAGATTCATTCAAATTCATTCGCAAAGACCTTCCTTCGATCCTCCCCCCAATATTATCACGCAGAGAAACGAACAACAGTGTCGTGGACGATATGGTTACGTTTTGAGAAAGCGGAGATGTTATACGATACATTTATCTCGATCGCGGCAAATTCGAGGTATGCCATCCCGGTGAATCTGGTGGCCCTGAAACACGCCGAATGGAACAAGGGGCGACGCGTTCAGAAGGGCACGTTCCTTAACCGCCACTCGACAAATTTCCCAACTACTCGAGGAACGTTTCAGAGTTCTCCTAGGCCCTCAGCTATTTCTGAGGGGCAGACCATGGAATCGATCGTCGAATCGTCTTCG ATCAACAAGTTGACGAATATTATATAG